In a genomic window of Spirosoma agri:
- a CDS encoding UbiA prenyltransferase family protein, producing MLTPLRNAYYLSLPVVFGAVLSNKMAARLSDVTPIHWATPIVLALIVFIIYTVDRLLDIRKPLEPTTTRHQFHRRYAPLLWRAVFGAALVAFVLTFFLPGSVIKFGLVLGGICAAYVGAVFRLPARHPALLLKEPLVAILYTAGVWGSVWVQRPTVSGIEMAECLMFVGIAFQNLLLFAVMEKRELPNQPEFSLATEWGEERCDTILRWLTFIIIATGLTLCFVTEDRFAQRSAIMLALMSVTLYGIQRYPFYFLKNERYRWLGDAVFWFPALVL from the coding sequence TTGTTAACACCTTTACGCAACGCTTATTACCTAAGCTTACCGGTCGTGTTTGGGGCCGTGCTGTCCAACAAAATGGCCGCTCGCCTATCTGATGTCACGCCAATTCACTGGGCCACGCCGATTGTGCTGGCGCTGATTGTCTTTATCATTTACACCGTTGACCGGCTGCTGGACATTCGGAAGCCCCTGGAGCCAACCACTACCCGGCATCAATTTCATCGGCGCTACGCTCCTCTGCTCTGGCGTGCCGTGTTTGGTGCGGCTCTTGTGGCTTTTGTGCTGACTTTCTTTCTGCCCGGCAGCGTTATCAAGTTTGGGCTTGTGCTGGGGGGAATCTGCGCGGCTTATGTCGGCGCTGTTTTTCGGCTTCCCGCGCGGCATCCGGCTTTACTGCTGAAAGAGCCACTGGTTGCCATTCTTTACACGGCTGGTGTCTGGGGCAGCGTTTGGGTACAACGTCCAACCGTAAGTGGTATTGAGATGGCGGAGTGCCTGATGTTCGTTGGCATTGCGTTTCAGAACCTGCTGCTGTTTGCTGTCATGGAGAAGCGAGAATTACCTAATCAGCCCGAGTTTTCGTTAGCTACCGAATGGGGCGAAGAACGTTGCGATACGATTCTGCGCTGGTTGACATTTATTATCATTGCGACGGGGCTTACGCTCTGCTTCGTCACAGAAGACCGGTTTGCGCAGCGGTCGGCCATTATGCTGGCGCTGATGAGTGTAACGCTCTATGGCATACAACGTTACCCCTTCTATTTTCTCAAAAACGAACGGTATCGCTGGCTGGGTGATGCGGTTTTCTGGTTCCCGGCGCTGGTTCTGTAG